Proteins encoded by one window of Anopheles maculipalpis chromosome 2RL, idAnoMacuDA_375_x, whole genome shotgun sequence:
- the LOC126566658 gene encoding transcription initiation factor TFIID subunit 12-like, with the protein MLSSAYLRLKLHKSRKCILAVLLLLLAFILTNGSFENSHCSCEISEEPSALSPNNVKSEQHSESVWKDSKTQPRVQNVVRKRRRVSELYVRPNVPARAEVLNDGSPVHVYQPEKSNTAKESTILKMNQPSNPTEMQQPNVGLFQDGSYARVSQRQSNRPFEWQQLSQRILPYRLEGKGRTGANLDSSLFPQHSDGTGIYNTHISGNPADGGNPYIHPTNKPTENCYCPYPLRAKNKLCYHMVTCFPRTTSTMSTTSSTTDSTTTDSTTTDSTTTDSTTTDSTTTDSTTTDSTTTDSTTTDSTTTTTDTTTTNTTTTETTTTTTTTPTTTTTTTTTTPTTTTTTTTPTTTTTRPTTTSTTERTRPTMPTTTERTRPTMPTTTERTRPAPPTTPTTTTTRRPRVPDRR; encoded by the coding sequence ATGCTGTCATCGGCATATTTGCGCCTTAAATTGCACAAAAGTAGAAAGTGTATTCTTGCTGTGCTTCTCTTGCTATTAGCATTCATCTTGACTAATGGATCGTTTGAAAACAGCCATTGTTCATGTGAGATAAGTGAAGAACCCAGTGCATTATCGCCAAATAATGTGAAGTCAGAGCAACATTCTGAAAGTGTGTGGAAAGACTCGAAAACACAGCCAAGAGTACAGAATGTTGTTCGAAAACGAAGACGGGTTAGTGAACTGTATGTAAGGCCAAATGTGCCTGCACGAGCGGAAGTACTTAATGATGGATCACCTGTTCATGTGTATCAGCCGGAAAAAAGTAATACAGCCAAAGAATCAACGATTCTCAAAATGAATCAGCCCAGCAATCCAACGGAAATGCAGCAGCCAAACGTAGGACTATTCCAAGATGGCTCATATGCACGAGTTTCGCAAAGGCAAAGTAACCGTCCATTCGAATGGCAACAACTGAGTCAAAGAATATTGCCCTATAGATTAGAAGGCAAGGGACGAACTGGAGCAAACCTCGATAGTTCCCTCTTTCCGCAGCATAGTGATGGTACAGGGATATACAACACGCACATTAGCGGGAATCCGGCAGATGGAGGGAACCCATATATTCATCCGACCAATAAGCCTACGGAAAACTGTTACTGTCCCTATCCACTGAGGGCAAAGAATAAACTCTGTTATCATATGGTAACGTGCTTTCCAAGAACAACTTCAACGATGTCTACTACAAGTTCAACAACTGACAGTACAACGACTGACAGTACAACTACCGATAGTACAACGACTGACAGCACAACGACTGACAGTACAACAACTGACAGTACAACAACTGACAGCACAACGACTGACAGTACAACTACTGACAGTACAACGACAACAACTGACACTACAACTACTAACACTACAACTACTGAAACTACGACCACAACTACAACGACTCCTACAACGACCACTACTACCACGACAACTACTCCTACTACAACCACAACGACAACTActcctactactactacaacgaGACCTACTACGACTTCTACCACAGAAAGAACGAGACCTACTATGCCTACTACTACAGAAAGAACGAGACCTACTATGCCTACTACTACAGAAAGAACGAGACCTGCTCCTCCCACCACTCCAACGACTACAACGACTCGCCGGCCTAGAGTTCCAGATAGAAGATAA